One Gossypium hirsutum isolate 1008001.06 chromosome A11, Gossypium_hirsutum_v2.1, whole genome shotgun sequence genomic window carries:
- the LOC121209919 gene encoding UDP-glycosyltransferase TURAN isoform X2, translating to MGKRGRACVVVLGDLGRSPRMQYHALSLARQASLDVDIVAYGGSEPHSAVIENECIHIHTMIQWQKYSHSLPKILYPLMLLLKPIIQLVILLWFLCFKVPPPDAFIVQNPPSVPTLVAVKWASSLRKSAFIVDWHNFGYTLLGLSVGRSSPFVSIYHWFEKHYGQMANGSLCVTRAMQHELAQNWGIRATVLYDQPPEFFCPTSLQEKHKLFSRLNRYLCHPLGVRDCVTATTTGIGADDQNETLFTTLVDTDILLKPNRPALVVSSTSWTPDEDFGILLEAAVMYDRRVAALLDENDSADEGVLWKEISGGKQYLYPRLLFIITGKGPEKEKYEEKIKRLNLKRVAFRTMWLSAEEYPLLLGSADLGVCLHTSSSGLDLPMKVVDMFGCGLPVCAVSYSCIDELVKVEKNGLLFSLSSELADELLMLFRGFPNECDALKSLKNGALETGSSARWAAEWEEHAKPLISEVISRNLN from the exons ATGGGGAAGAGGGGAAGAGCATGCGTGGTGGTTCTAGGAGATCTAGGTCGTAGCCCTCGTATGCAGTATCATGCCCTTTCCCTTGCGCGTCAG GCATCCTTGGACGTGGACATTGTTGCTTATGGAG gTTCCGAACCCCACTCTGCTGTTATAGAGAATGAATGTATTCATATTCACACAATG ATACAATGGCAAAAGTACTCTCATAGCTTACCGAAGATACTTTATCCACTAATGCTCTTACTGAAGCCAATCATTCAGCTTGTAATACTTCTTTGGTTTCTTTGCTTCAAAGTTCCTCCTCCTGATGCCTTCATAGTGCAG AATCCTCCTTCTGTTCCAACATTAGTGGCTGTAAAGTGGGCGAGCTCATTGAGAAAATCGGCATTCATTGTTGATTGGCATAATTTTGGATATACCTTACTTGGATTGTCTGTGGGAAGAAGCAGCCCATTTGTCTCAATATACCATTG GTTTGAGAAGCATTATGGGCAAATGGCAAATGGTTCCCTATGTGTAACAAGGGCAATGCAGCATGAATTAGCTCAAAACTGGGGAATTAG AGCAACAGTCTTATATGATCAGCCTCCTGAGTTTTTTTGTCCAACTTCACTTCAGGAGAAGCATAAG TTGTTTAGCAGATTAAATAGGTATCTTTGTCACCCTCTTGGGGTTCGAGATTGTGTAACCGCTA CAACTACAGGAATTGGGGCAGATGACCAAAATGAAACATTATTTACAACTCTGGTAGACACCGACATCTTGTTGAAGCCAAATAGGCCGGCTCTTGTTGTAAGCAGTACAAGCTG GACACCAGATGAAGATTTTGGGATTCTATTGGAAGCCGCGGTGATGTATGATAGACGAGTTGCTGCTCTACTGGATGAAAATGATTCTGCTGATGAAGGGGTCCTCTGGAAGGAGATCTCTGGTGGAAAGCAATACTTGTACCCTAGGTTATTGTTCATCATTACAG GCAAAGGTCCTGAAAAGGAAAAGTACGAAGAGAAAATAAAGAGGCTAAATCTCAAACGTGTTGCATTTCGTACCATGTGGCTGTCAGCTGAGGAATATCCATTGCTTCTTG GTTCAGCAGATTTAGGTGTTTGTTTGCATACTTCCTCCTCAGGATTAGACCTTCCGATGAAG GTGGTGGATATGTTTGGTTGTGGACTTCCAGTATGCGCTGTTTCCTACTCATG CATTGACGAGCTTGTGAAGGTTGAGAAAAATGGTCTGCTCTTTTCATTGTCATCAGAGCTAGCTGATGAGCTTTTG ATGCTCTTCAGGGGATTTCCAAATGAATGTGATGCTCTGAAATCTCTCAAGAACGGTGCATTGGAAACAGGTTCTTCAGCAAGATGGGCCGCTGAGTGGGAAGAACATGCTAAGCCGTTAATATCAGAG GTTATATCCAGAAACTTGAACTAA
- the LOC107900573 gene encoding uncharacterized protein At2g29880-like, producing MSTSAIEVSGEKVKAMWDKRLTKIFCDICIKEILKGNRPGTHFTKDGWLKIMTNFEKETGKGFSQRQLKNRWDALKKEWKAWKKLKGEDTGLEWNPIKRTIDASDDWWESRLKVVPEAQKFRTSGIDPKFEEKLDQIFMGIVATGDKAWAPSSGTLRSDIFEDVNNEIPEENEEENVRNDVRILNDVHISNDVQIDGNGQKRKNPEISSSHFKTGRKKSSKQIGGAVRLSSQIEKLYNAADNMSQATSSLTPVMDPYGIPQAVKVLDSMSEEVPEASLLL from the exons ATGAGTACGTCGGCGATTGAAGTTAGTGGTGAAAAAGTGAAAGCAATGTGGGATAAGAGATTGACAAAAATATTTTGTGATATTTGTATTAAAGAGATATTGAAAGGCAATAGGCCTGGTACTCATTTCACAAAAGATGGATGGTTGAAAATAATGACTAACTTTGAGAAAGAAACAGGCAAGGGTTTTTCACAAAGACAACTTAAAAATAGGTGGGATGCCCTAAAAAAAGAATGGAAAGCTTGGAAGAAACTTAAAGGCGAAGATACTGGTCTAGAGTGGAATCCTATAAAAAGAACCATTGATGCATCGGATGATTGGTGGGAGAGTAGGCTAAAG GTTGTGCCTGAAGCTCAAAAATTTAGAACATCGGGCATTGATCCTAAATTCGAAGAGAAGTTAGACCAAATATTCATGGGGATAGTTGCAACAGGTGATAAAGCATGGGCACCTTCTTCTGGTACACTCCGTAGTGATATTTTTGAAGATGTTAACAATGAAAtacctgaagagaatgaagaagaaaatgtgaGAAATGATGTTCGCATTTTAAATGatgttcacatttcaaatgatgTTCAAATTGATGGAAACGGTCAAAAAAGGAAAAACCCTGAGATATCAAGTTCACATTTTAAAACTGGAAGAAAGAAATCCTCAAAGCAAATTGGAGGGGCTGTAAGATTGTCTagtcaaatagaaaaattatacAATGCAGCTGACAATATGAGTCAAGCCACATCTAGTTTGACTCCTGTTATGGATCCATATGGTATTCCACAAGCAGTCAAAGTGCTCGACAGCATGTCGGAAGAAGTTCCAGAAGCTAGTCTGCtattgtga
- the LOC121209919 gene encoding UDP-glycosyltransferase TURAN isoform X3, giving the protein MLQGVSGTYPAVSAACPCRTPVRHWGKKEVKMGKRGRACVVVLGDLGRSPRMQYHALSLARQASLDVDIVAYGGSEPHSAVIENECIHIHTMIQWQKYSHSLPKILYPLMLLLKPIIQLVILLWFLCFKVPPPDAFIVQNPPSVPTLVAVKWASSLRKSAFIVDWHNFGYTLLGLSVGRSSPFVSIYHWFEKHYGQMANGSLCVTRAMQHELAQNWGIRATVLYDQPPEFFCPTSLQEKHKLFSRLNRYLCHPLGVRDCVTATTTGIGADDQNETLFTTLVDTDILLKPNRPALVVSSTSWTPDEDFGILLEAAVMYDRRVAALLDENDSADEGVLWKEISGGKQYLYPRLLFIITGSADLGVCLHTSSSGLDLPMKVVDMFGCGLPVCAVSYSCIDELVKVEKNGLLFSLSSELADELLMLFRGFPNECDALKSLKNGALETGSSARWAAEWEEHAKPLISEVISRNLN; this is encoded by the exons ATGCTTCAAGGCGTGTCCGGTACGTATCCGGCTGTGTCCGCGGCGTGTCCGTGTCGGACACCAGTACGACACTG GGGAAAGAAAGAAGTAAAAATGGGGAAGAGGGGAAGAGCATGCGTGGTGGTTCTAGGAGATCTAGGTCGTAGCCCTCGTATGCAGTATCATGCCCTTTCCCTTGCGCGTCAG GCATCCTTGGACGTGGACATTGTTGCTTATGGAG gTTCCGAACCCCACTCTGCTGTTATAGAGAATGAATGTATTCATATTCACACAATG ATACAATGGCAAAAGTACTCTCATAGCTTACCGAAGATACTTTATCCACTAATGCTCTTACTGAAGCCAATCATTCAGCTTGTAATACTTCTTTGGTTTCTTTGCTTCAAAGTTCCTCCTCCTGATGCCTTCATAGTGCAG AATCCTCCTTCTGTTCCAACATTAGTGGCTGTAAAGTGGGCGAGCTCATTGAGAAAATCGGCATTCATTGTTGATTGGCATAATTTTGGATATACCTTACTTGGATTGTCTGTGGGAAGAAGCAGCCCATTTGTCTCAATATACCATTG GTTTGAGAAGCATTATGGGCAAATGGCAAATGGTTCCCTATGTGTAACAAGGGCAATGCAGCATGAATTAGCTCAAAACTGGGGAATTAG AGCAACAGTCTTATATGATCAGCCTCCTGAGTTTTTTTGTCCAACTTCACTTCAGGAGAAGCATAAG TTGTTTAGCAGATTAAATAGGTATCTTTGTCACCCTCTTGGGGTTCGAGATTGTGTAACCGCTA CAACTACAGGAATTGGGGCAGATGACCAAAATGAAACATTATTTACAACTCTGGTAGACACCGACATCTTGTTGAAGCCAAATAGGCCGGCTCTTGTTGTAAGCAGTACAAGCTG GACACCAGATGAAGATTTTGGGATTCTATTGGAAGCCGCGGTGATGTATGATAGACGAGTTGCTGCTCTACTGGATGAAAATGATTCTGCTGATGAAGGGGTCCTCTGGAAGGAGATCTCTGGTGGAAAGCAATACTTGTACCCTAGGTTATTGTTCATCATTACAG GTTCAGCAGATTTAGGTGTTTGTTTGCATACTTCCTCCTCAGGATTAGACCTTCCGATGAAG GTGGTGGATATGTTTGGTTGTGGACTTCCAGTATGCGCTGTTTCCTACTCATG CATTGACGAGCTTGTGAAGGTTGAGAAAAATGGTCTGCTCTTTTCATTGTCATCAGAGCTAGCTGATGAGCTTTTG ATGCTCTTCAGGGGATTTCCAAATGAATGTGATGCTCTGAAATCTCTCAAGAACGGTGCATTGGAAACAGGTTCTTCAGCAAGATGGGCCGCTGAGTGGGAAGAACATGCTAAGCCGTTAATATCAGAG GTTATATCCAGAAACTTGAACTAA
- the LOC121209919 gene encoding UDP-glycosyltransferase TURAN isoform X4: MIQWQKYSHSLPKILYPLMLLLKPIIQLVILLWFLCFKVPPPDAFIVQNPPSVPTLVAVKWASSLRKSAFIVDWHNFGYTLLGLSVGRSSPFVSIYHWFEKHYGQMANGSLCVTRAMQHELAQNWGIRATVLYDQPPEFFCPTSLQEKHKLFSRLNRYLCHPLGVRDCVTATTTGIGADDQNETLFTTLVDTDILLKPNRPALVVSSTSWTPDEDFGILLEAAVMYDRRVAALLDENDSADEGVLWKEISGGKQYLYPRLLFIITGKGPEKEKYEEKIKRLNLKRVAFRTMWLSAEEYPLLLGSADLGVCLHTSSSGLDLPMKVVDMFGCGLPVCAVSYSCIDELVKVEKNGLLFSLSSELADELLMLFRGFPNECDALKSLKNGALETGSSARWAAEWEEHAKPLISEVISRNLN, encoded by the exons ATG ATACAATGGCAAAAGTACTCTCATAGCTTACCGAAGATACTTTATCCACTAATGCTCTTACTGAAGCCAATCATTCAGCTTGTAATACTTCTTTGGTTTCTTTGCTTCAAAGTTCCTCCTCCTGATGCCTTCATAGTGCAG AATCCTCCTTCTGTTCCAACATTAGTGGCTGTAAAGTGGGCGAGCTCATTGAGAAAATCGGCATTCATTGTTGATTGGCATAATTTTGGATATACCTTACTTGGATTGTCTGTGGGAAGAAGCAGCCCATTTGTCTCAATATACCATTG GTTTGAGAAGCATTATGGGCAAATGGCAAATGGTTCCCTATGTGTAACAAGGGCAATGCAGCATGAATTAGCTCAAAACTGGGGAATTAG AGCAACAGTCTTATATGATCAGCCTCCTGAGTTTTTTTGTCCAACTTCACTTCAGGAGAAGCATAAG TTGTTTAGCAGATTAAATAGGTATCTTTGTCACCCTCTTGGGGTTCGAGATTGTGTAACCGCTA CAACTACAGGAATTGGGGCAGATGACCAAAATGAAACATTATTTACAACTCTGGTAGACACCGACATCTTGTTGAAGCCAAATAGGCCGGCTCTTGTTGTAAGCAGTACAAGCTG GACACCAGATGAAGATTTTGGGATTCTATTGGAAGCCGCGGTGATGTATGATAGACGAGTTGCTGCTCTACTGGATGAAAATGATTCTGCTGATGAAGGGGTCCTCTGGAAGGAGATCTCTGGTGGAAAGCAATACTTGTACCCTAGGTTATTGTTCATCATTACAG GCAAAGGTCCTGAAAAGGAAAAGTACGAAGAGAAAATAAAGAGGCTAAATCTCAAACGTGTTGCATTTCGTACCATGTGGCTGTCAGCTGAGGAATATCCATTGCTTCTTG GTTCAGCAGATTTAGGTGTTTGTTTGCATACTTCCTCCTCAGGATTAGACCTTCCGATGAAG GTGGTGGATATGTTTGGTTGTGGACTTCCAGTATGCGCTGTTTCCTACTCATG CATTGACGAGCTTGTGAAGGTTGAGAAAAATGGTCTGCTCTTTTCATTGTCATCAGAGCTAGCTGATGAGCTTTTG ATGCTCTTCAGGGGATTTCCAAATGAATGTGATGCTCTGAAATCTCTCAAGAACGGTGCATTGGAAACAGGTTCTTCAGCAAGATGGGCCGCTGAGTGGGAAGAACATGCTAAGCCGTTAATATCAGAG GTTATATCCAGAAACTTGAACTAA
- the LOC121209919 gene encoding UDP-glycosyltransferase TURAN isoform X1: MLQGVSGTYPAVSAACPCRTPVRHWGKKEVKMGKRGRACVVVLGDLGRSPRMQYHALSLARQASLDVDIVAYGGSEPHSAVIENECIHIHTMIQWQKYSHSLPKILYPLMLLLKPIIQLVILLWFLCFKVPPPDAFIVQNPPSVPTLVAVKWASSLRKSAFIVDWHNFGYTLLGLSVGRSSPFVSIYHWFEKHYGQMANGSLCVTRAMQHELAQNWGIRATVLYDQPPEFFCPTSLQEKHKLFSRLNRYLCHPLGVRDCVTATTTGIGADDQNETLFTTLVDTDILLKPNRPALVVSSTSWTPDEDFGILLEAAVMYDRRVAALLDENDSADEGVLWKEISGGKQYLYPRLLFIITGKGPEKEKYEEKIKRLNLKRVAFRTMWLSAEEYPLLLGSADLGVCLHTSSSGLDLPMKVVDMFGCGLPVCAVSYSCIDELVKVEKNGLLFSLSSELADELLMLFRGFPNECDALKSLKNGALETGSSARWAAEWEEHAKPLISEVISRNLN; this comes from the exons ATGCTTCAAGGCGTGTCCGGTACGTATCCGGCTGTGTCCGCGGCGTGTCCGTGTCGGACACCAGTACGACACTG GGGAAAGAAAGAAGTAAAAATGGGGAAGAGGGGAAGAGCATGCGTGGTGGTTCTAGGAGATCTAGGTCGTAGCCCTCGTATGCAGTATCATGCCCTTTCCCTTGCGCGTCAG GCATCCTTGGACGTGGACATTGTTGCTTATGGAG gTTCCGAACCCCACTCTGCTGTTATAGAGAATGAATGTATTCATATTCACACAATG ATACAATGGCAAAAGTACTCTCATAGCTTACCGAAGATACTTTATCCACTAATGCTCTTACTGAAGCCAATCATTCAGCTTGTAATACTTCTTTGGTTTCTTTGCTTCAAAGTTCCTCCTCCTGATGCCTTCATAGTGCAG AATCCTCCTTCTGTTCCAACATTAGTGGCTGTAAAGTGGGCGAGCTCATTGAGAAAATCGGCATTCATTGTTGATTGGCATAATTTTGGATATACCTTACTTGGATTGTCTGTGGGAAGAAGCAGCCCATTTGTCTCAATATACCATTG GTTTGAGAAGCATTATGGGCAAATGGCAAATGGTTCCCTATGTGTAACAAGGGCAATGCAGCATGAATTAGCTCAAAACTGGGGAATTAG AGCAACAGTCTTATATGATCAGCCTCCTGAGTTTTTTTGTCCAACTTCACTTCAGGAGAAGCATAAG TTGTTTAGCAGATTAAATAGGTATCTTTGTCACCCTCTTGGGGTTCGAGATTGTGTAACCGCTA CAACTACAGGAATTGGGGCAGATGACCAAAATGAAACATTATTTACAACTCTGGTAGACACCGACATCTTGTTGAAGCCAAATAGGCCGGCTCTTGTTGTAAGCAGTACAAGCTG GACACCAGATGAAGATTTTGGGATTCTATTGGAAGCCGCGGTGATGTATGATAGACGAGTTGCTGCTCTACTGGATGAAAATGATTCTGCTGATGAAGGGGTCCTCTGGAAGGAGATCTCTGGTGGAAAGCAATACTTGTACCCTAGGTTATTGTTCATCATTACAG GCAAAGGTCCTGAAAAGGAAAAGTACGAAGAGAAAATAAAGAGGCTAAATCTCAAACGTGTTGCATTTCGTACCATGTGGCTGTCAGCTGAGGAATATCCATTGCTTCTTG GTTCAGCAGATTTAGGTGTTTGTTTGCATACTTCCTCCTCAGGATTAGACCTTCCGATGAAG GTGGTGGATATGTTTGGTTGTGGACTTCCAGTATGCGCTGTTTCCTACTCATG CATTGACGAGCTTGTGAAGGTTGAGAAAAATGGTCTGCTCTTTTCATTGTCATCAGAGCTAGCTGATGAGCTTTTG ATGCTCTTCAGGGGATTTCCAAATGAATGTGATGCTCTGAAATCTCTCAAGAACGGTGCATTGGAAACAGGTTCTTCAGCAAGATGGGCCGCTGAGTGGGAAGAACATGCTAAGCCGTTAATATCAGAG GTTATATCCAGAAACTTGAACTAA